In a genomic window of Corynebacterium lizhenjunii:
- a CDS encoding GNAT family N-acetyltransferase, translating into MLIRPAQLADAPAITQIYNWASAQPALNLVTWQENAADRETWLREQNQAGYPVFVAEEDGQVLGWAAYFQFVTPAIYYGTVENSVYVDPQAQGKGVGSQLMAAVLEHAEANDYVRTMITYIVDENYGSLALHLKLGFVETGRMPNIHTKAGKRLGLVHLQRDFNRD; encoded by the coding sequence ATGCTGATCCGTCCCGCACAGCTTGCCGATGCCCCCGCGATCACCCAGATCTATAATTGGGCCTCTGCTCAGCCCGCCCTCAACCTGGTCACCTGGCAAGAAAATGCCGCTGACCGCGAGACATGGTTGCGGGAACAAAACCAGGCCGGCTACCCGGTTTTTGTTGCCGAGGAAGACGGCCAGGTATTGGGGTGGGCGGCGTATTTCCAGTTCGTCACCCCCGCCATTTATTACGGCACGGTGGAAAACTCGGTGTATGTGGACCCGCAGGCTCAAGGCAAGGGCGTGGGATCGCAATTGATGGCGGCAGTCCTGGAGCACGCGGAGGCCAATGACTACGTGCGCACGATGATTACCTACATTGTCGACGAAAACTACGGCTCCCTGGCCCTCCACCTCAAGCTCGGTTTTGTGGAAACCGGGCGCATGCCCAACATCCATACCAAGGCGGGCAAGCGGCTGGGCTTGGTGCACCTGCAGCGCGATTTCAACCGGGACTAG
- a CDS encoding methylated-DNA--[protein]-cysteine S-methyltransferase, translating to MAWLALDTPPDCPLGRIHLVVGPYALHQVLLPTDFPHALPRQEEDPRHPILLQARAQLLEYFAGTRVSFSLPLPAPDPGFAGAAQAALGQIPYGHRWSYAQLADTAGNPRAARAAGSACARNPLPLILPCHRVGPASGALGNYRGGSDAKRWLIAHEAAHLSPGTGEPFDGCDSPII from the coding sequence ATGGCCTGGCTTGCCCTGGATACCCCACCTGACTGTCCTCTAGGGCGAATCCACCTGGTAGTCGGCCCGTACGCCCTCCACCAGGTGCTTTTGCCCACGGACTTCCCGCACGCTCTGCCCAGGCAGGAGGAGGATCCGCGCCATCCCATTTTGCTCCAGGCTCGCGCCCAGCTGCTGGAGTACTTCGCGGGTACCCGGGTCAGCTTTAGCCTCCCGCTGCCCGCACCTGACCCCGGGTTTGCCGGGGCCGCCCAGGCCGCCCTAGGCCAGATTCCTTATGGTCACCGTTGGAGCTATGCACAGCTTGCCGATACCGCCGGGAACCCCCGCGCCGCCCGTGCTGCGGGTTCCGCCTGCGCGCGCAATCCGCTGCCGCTGATACTTCCCTGCCACCGCGTGGGCCCTGCCAGTGGAGCTTTAGGCAATTATCGTGGAGGCTCTGACGCCAAACGTTGGCTCATTGCCCATGAGGCTGCGCACTTATCTCCCGGGACCGGGGAACCTTTTGACGGCTGTGACAGTCCAATTATCTAA
- a CDS encoding dolichyl-phosphate-mannose--protein mannosyltransferase, with protein sequence MTPTAVLADAPSAHAATSLPAPRTYPWTRADTYSTAVIAVLALLTRFVGLTFPVSQGTPVFDEKHYVPQAWDMVRSWDNLFIGGIESNPGYGLVVHPPLAKQLTALSEMLFGYTPLGWRAMAALCGVGVVLATMQLARTLSGSWQVASCAGIIAVCDGVLLVTSKFGMLDIFQVLFVILAAWFLARDHQQQHARLHAAWEAGGMGTSNFGPRFGFRWWRFSAGVMLGLALGVKWSGLYFIMFFGLMSVFSDLALRRRYGVRRYVLGTLVRDTPAAVASLVAVPLAIYVWTWRAWFASETSVYRHAKVDGSIEEGSALLHLPESVAGWLYYHATVLEFHGSLTSSGGHSHPWDSKPWAWLVAARPILYLSNTETTCMGGKACRQMLYLFGTPIIWWLIVPAVLWGLWSLIIRRDRRFLVPLVGFGAAFLPWLVTIDRQMYFFYAATFIPFIIVLLALIVGQAVGTGRPITSPLFVRPLPSGTLAAIVYLGAVVGFFIIFSPLLYGYAVPEGYYQSLMWLPSWR encoded by the coding sequence GTGACTCCCACTGCCGTCCTTGCCGATGCCCCCAGCGCCCACGCTGCCACCTCCCTTCCGGCTCCCCGCACCTACCCGTGGACGCGGGCAGATACCTATTCCACCGCCGTGATTGCCGTGCTGGCCCTGCTCACGCGCTTTGTGGGGCTGACCTTCCCAGTCTCCCAGGGAACGCCGGTTTTTGATGAGAAACACTATGTGCCCCAAGCCTGGGACATGGTGCGCAGCTGGGACAACCTTTTTATCGGCGGCATTGAATCCAACCCCGGCTACGGCCTGGTGGTGCACCCGCCGCTGGCCAAACAGCTGACCGCGCTGTCAGAGATGCTTTTTGGGTACACCCCGCTGGGCTGGCGGGCCATGGCCGCGCTGTGCGGGGTGGGAGTGGTGCTCGCCACCATGCAGCTGGCCCGCACGCTCTCGGGTTCCTGGCAGGTGGCAAGCTGCGCGGGCATTATCGCGGTATGCGACGGCGTGCTGTTAGTGACCTCCAAATTCGGCATGTTGGACATTTTTCAGGTGCTCTTTGTGATCCTTGCGGCGTGGTTTTTGGCCCGCGACCACCAGCAACAACACGCCCGGCTGCACGCCGCGTGGGAGGCTGGCGGCATGGGCACTAGCAACTTCGGCCCTCGCTTTGGCTTCCGCTGGTGGCGGTTTAGCGCCGGGGTCATGCTGGGTCTAGCCCTGGGGGTGAAGTGGTCCGGGCTGTACTTCATCATGTTCTTTGGGCTGATGTCCGTCTTTAGTGATCTGGCCCTGCGTCGGCGCTATGGCGTTCGCCGCTACGTGCTGGGCACCTTGGTGCGCGATACCCCGGCGGCAGTGGCCTCCCTGGTGGCCGTGCCCCTGGCCATCTACGTGTGGACCTGGCGCGCATGGTTTGCCTCTGAGACTTCTGTCTACCGCCACGCCAAGGTAGACGGCAGCATTGAGGAAGGCTCCGCGCTGCTGCACCTGCCCGAGTCCGTAGCCGGATGGCTGTATTATCACGCCACCGTATTAGAGTTTCACGGCTCGCTTACCTCCTCCGGCGGACACTCCCACCCGTGGGATTCCAAGCCGTGGGCCTGGCTGGTAGCCGCCCGCCCCATCCTCTACCTGTCTAATACGGAGACCACCTGCATGGGCGGCAAGGCGTGCCGGCAGATGCTGTATTTGTTTGGCACCCCGATTATCTGGTGGCTGATTGTGCCCGCCGTGTTGTGGGGGTTGTGGTCGCTGATTATTCGCCGCGACCGCCGCTTCCTTGTTCCCCTGGTGGGGTTTGGCGCGGCCTTCCTGCCCTGGTTGGTAACCATTGACCGGCAAATGTATTTCTTCTACGCCGCCACCTTTATCCCCTTTATCATCGTGCTTCTGGCCTTGATCGTGGGGCAAGCCGTGGGCACCGGCCGGCCCATAACCAGCCCGCTGTTTGTCCGCCCGCTGCCCAGCGGGACCCTGGCGGCAATTGTCTACCTGGGGGCCGTGGTGGGCTTCTTCATCATCTTTAGCCCCCTGCTCTACGGCTACGCCGTACCGGAGGGCTATTACCAATCGCTGATGTGGCTGCCCAGCTGGAGATAG
- the rsmI gene encoding 16S rRNA (cytidine(1402)-2'-O)-methyltransferase yields the protein MTAHLGALTLKLDPLPRGIVLAATPLGNIGDASARLLQALAQADVIAAEDTRRVRALAQALGVEISGKVVSNFDHNEQERAQGLVDAARTGTVVVVTDAGMPIVSDPGLSLVRAAAEAGVPVTCFPGPSAVPTALALSGLGVGHFIFDGFAPRKSGQRKAWLESLRGQRRAVVFFESPHRVAATLADAAEVLGPQRRAAVCRELTKTYEEIARGSLEELAAWAANGVRGEVTVVIEGGAEEAVEVADLVARVEHLVAQGLRAKEACKQAAAGTGASVRELYDAYLAARDEVRDAAHDK from the coding sequence ATGACTGCACACTTGGGCGCCTTGACTCTAAAGCTTGACCCGCTGCCGCGCGGTATTGTGCTGGCGGCCACCCCGCTGGGCAATATCGGGGATGCCTCAGCGCGCCTGCTCCAAGCCCTGGCACAGGCAGATGTGATTGCGGCCGAAGACACCCGTCGGGTCCGTGCCCTGGCGCAGGCCCTGGGGGTGGAGATTTCTGGCAAGGTGGTGTCCAACTTTGACCACAATGAGCAAGAGCGTGCGCAGGGCTTGGTCGATGCCGCCCGCACCGGCACCGTGGTGGTGGTTACCGATGCCGGTATGCCCATTGTCTCTGACCCGGGCCTGTCCCTGGTGCGCGCGGCGGCGGAGGCTGGTGTGCCGGTGACCTGCTTTCCGGGGCCTTCTGCTGTGCCGACGGCCCTGGCACTGTCTGGCCTGGGGGTGGGGCATTTTATTTTTGATGGCTTTGCCCCGCGCAAATCCGGCCAGCGCAAGGCTTGGCTGGAGTCGTTGCGGGGGCAACGGCGTGCGGTGGTCTTTTTTGAATCTCCCCACCGGGTGGCTGCAACGCTTGCCGATGCCGCCGAGGTGCTAGGCCCGCAGCGGCGCGCGGCGGTGTGCCGGGAGCTGACCAAGACCTATGAAGAAATTGCGCGCGGCAGCCTGGAGGAATTGGCGGCGTGGGCAGCCAATGGCGTGCGTGGGGAGGTTACGGTGGTGATTGAAGGTGGTGCCGAGGAAGCAGTAGAGGTGGCTGATTTGGTGGCGCGGGTAGAGCACTTGGTGGCTCAGGGGCTGCGGGCCAAAGAAGCCTGCAAGCAGGCGGCCGCGGGGACTGGCGCGAGTGTGCGGGAGTTGTACGACGCCTACCTAGCGGCAAGGGATGAGGTGCGAGATGCAGCACACGATAAGTAA
- a CDS encoding BCCT family transporter: MDFEAADSGEPEVELAADSDDAPIDWTVVSVTAVLVAAIVGWGLAAPESFGEFAASALSFVVGNFGWAYVLFGTVFVVFVLWIAASKFGTIRLGAAEEEPEFSTPSWIAMMFAAGMGIGLMFYGASEPLNYYRNGVPGHGPGEVGTSMAHAMFHWTLHPWAVYAIVGLAIAYSTFRIGRRQLLSQAFVPLIGQRRADGLLGKIIDILSVFATVFGTACSLGLGAIQLQAGLQASGLIENPSNNVVIGIVLVLTLAFILSAMSGVGKGIQYISNANMVLAALLAIFVFIVGPTVSILNLIPGSVGNYLDNFTEMIGRTAESNNGEAAEWLSSWTIFYWAWWISWSPFVGMFLARISRGRTVREFCVGVMLVPSGLSTVWFAIFGGTAIHLEQQGNSIAGESSEQELFNLLHTFPGGFVAGVVGAILLATFFITSADSASTVMGSMSQNGAANAKPWLSATWGALTAAVGLTLLLTNEDSLSNLQNVTIVAALPFLFIIVGLMVAIYRGLSTDVIYLEYRESQAFQRKLARERRLHREYQRAEELKRRRNELLHLRKKH; this comes from the coding sequence ATGGACTTCGAGGCAGCCGATAGCGGCGAGCCCGAGGTGGAGTTGGCCGCAGATTCTGACGATGCCCCCATCGACTGGACCGTCGTTTCGGTCACCGCGGTGCTGGTGGCCGCCATCGTGGGGTGGGGCCTGGCGGCCCCAGAGTCCTTCGGTGAGTTCGCAGCTAGCGCTTTGAGCTTTGTGGTGGGCAACTTCGGTTGGGCTTATGTCCTCTTTGGCACCGTGTTTGTGGTCTTTGTGCTGTGGATTGCAGCATCGAAGTTTGGCACCATTCGTCTGGGTGCAGCCGAGGAAGAACCGGAGTTTTCCACGCCGTCGTGGATTGCCATGATGTTTGCCGCCGGTATGGGCATTGGTCTGATGTTCTACGGGGCATCGGAACCGCTGAACTACTACCGCAACGGCGTGCCGGGCCATGGTCCGGGCGAGGTGGGCACCTCCATGGCGCACGCGATGTTCCACTGGACGCTGCACCCGTGGGCGGTCTACGCCATCGTGGGCCTAGCCATTGCCTACTCGACGTTCCGTATTGGCCGGCGCCAATTGTTGAGCCAGGCCTTCGTGCCGCTCATCGGCCAGCGCAGGGCTGACGGCCTGCTGGGTAAGATCATTGACATCCTGTCGGTGTTTGCCACTGTGTTTGGTACCGCCTGTTCCTTGGGTCTGGGCGCTATCCAGCTGCAGGCAGGCTTGCAGGCCTCCGGGTTGATTGAAAACCCGTCTAATAACGTGGTCATTGGCATTGTGCTGGTGCTGACCCTGGCGTTTATCCTGTCTGCCATGTCTGGTGTGGGCAAGGGTATCCAGTACATCTCTAATGCCAACATGGTGCTGGCAGCGCTGCTGGCTATTTTTGTCTTCATCGTGGGCCCCACGGTGTCCATCCTTAACCTGATCCCGGGCTCTGTGGGCAATTACCTGGACAACTTCACGGAGATGATCGGCCGCACCGCCGAGTCCAACAACGGCGAAGCAGCGGAGTGGCTGTCGTCCTGGACCATCTTTTACTGGGCATGGTGGATCTCCTGGTCGCCGTTCGTGGGTATGTTCTTGGCCCGCATTTCGCGCGGTCGCACCGTACGCGAGTTCTGTGTGGGCGTGATGTTGGTGCCTTCTGGTCTGTCCACCGTGTGGTTTGCCATCTTCGGTGGCACCGCCATCCACCTGGAGCAGCAGGGCAACTCCATCGCCGGTGAGTCCTCTGAGCAAGAGCTGTTTAACCTGCTGCACACCTTCCCCGGTGGCTTCGTGGCCGGCGTGGTGGGCGCTATCTTGTTGGCGACGTTCTTTATTACTTCTGCGGACTCGGCATCTACGGTGATGGGCTCGATGTCCCAAAACGGTGCGGCCAATGCCAAACCGTGGTTGTCCGCCACCTGGGGTGCGCTGACCGCAGCGGTAGGCCTGACCCTGCTGTTGACCAACGAGGACTCCCTGTCCAACCTGCAAAACGTCACCATCGTGGCGGCGCTGCCCTTCCTCTTCATCATCGTGGGCCTGATGGTGGCCATCTACCGGGGGTTGAGCACCGACGTCATTTACCTGGAATACCGCGAGTCGCAGGCCTTCCAACGCAAGCTGGCCCGTGAACGCCGCTTGCACCGCGAATACCAGCGCGCCGAAGAGCTCAAGCGCCGCCGCAACGAGTTGCTGCACCTGCGCAAGAAGCACTAG
- a CDS encoding GNAT family N-acetyltransferase, whose product MHIREATLADVPAMTAILNWAITQTDALFRANEATVAEREEFHRQLEADGYPCLVAEENGQLLGWALYKPYRDPQLWYRACEDTIYIDPAAHGRGVGTALMAELVARACADPKAHSLIAQITGANSASVALHRKHGFSQVGTLRQVARKFDRFLDLHILQRLTPHP is encoded by the coding sequence ATGCATATCCGGGAAGCCACCCTAGCCGATGTCCCAGCTATGACCGCTATCCTCAACTGGGCAATCACGCAAACAGATGCCCTCTTCCGCGCCAACGAGGCCACTGTGGCCGAAAGGGAGGAATTCCACCGCCAGCTGGAAGCCGACGGCTACCCCTGCCTAGTCGCCGAGGAAAACGGGCAGCTGCTGGGGTGGGCACTATACAAGCCCTACCGCGACCCGCAGCTGTGGTACCGCGCCTGCGAGGACACCATCTACATTGACCCCGCAGCACACGGGCGCGGTGTGGGCACAGCGCTGATGGCCGAGTTGGTGGCCCGTGCCTGCGCCGATCCCAAAGCCCATAGTCTGATAGCCCAAATCACCGGCGCCAATTCCGCCTCTGTGGCCTTGCACCGCAAGCATGGCTTTAGCCAGGTGGGCACCCTGCGCCAAGTGGCCCGCAAGTTCGACCGCTTCCTGGACCTGCACATTCTGCAGCGTCTGACCCCGCACCCTTAA
- a CDS encoding DoxX family protein produces MDKPAVRDAALLLLRVVVGVVFVAHGVDKVFFSGIAATAEEFAQWGIVQPHLSAWITAVIEMLGGALLVVGLLSTAVAGTLAVLVGLAGYFVHLGNGLFATDGGVEYPLVLLVSLLMIVVFGAGRASLDGVLSRVEP; encoded by the coding sequence ATGGATAAACCTGCCGTTCGTGACGCCGCCCTGCTCTTGCTGCGCGTGGTGGTGGGCGTGGTGTTTGTAGCACACGGCGTGGACAAGGTGTTTTTCAGCGGAATTGCAGCAACGGCTGAGGAGTTTGCGCAGTGGGGGATAGTCCAACCCCACCTGTCCGCGTGGATTACAGCAGTAATCGAGATGCTGGGCGGGGCGCTGCTGGTGGTCGGGCTGCTCAGTACCGCGGTGGCCGGGACGTTGGCGGTGCTGGTGGGGCTGGCTGGCTACTTTGTCCACCTGGGTAACGGGCTTTTTGCCACTGATGGTGGGGTGGAATACCCCTTGGTGTTGCTGGTATCCCTGCTCATGATTGTGGTCTTTGGCGCAGGGCGCGCCAGTTTGGATGGAGTGTTGAGCCGTGTTGAACCATGA
- a CDS encoding MFS transporter: MTEQSSQDSAALRARLGAGVTLGAIVMLALNLRAGVSSLAPVLGQVRAALGVSTSTAGLLTALPGLCFALMGWCAVPLARKLGLTPTLLCGVLAIAAGLALRPWLGSFALFFLCTVVVVAGIAVANVLLPAWIKNTRSALSPVVAMSAYTAVLGLSGAVGPLSSLLLRDWQLVLVVWALPAVIALAWWLPLAPRLGRDVPRGTQVSGGKPMRTSPTAWYLLGFFGLQSAGAYVQMGWLPQMLADRGVGADVAAWALILIGSMNILGGVLMPWLCARMRNLVPVPIALSLITAIGWCGVLWQPTSAPLLWGLLLGIGGMCFPLALALLGQRTRSPLVTARLSGFVQPGGYLMAGILPFLVGVMSVAWGGWTQVLVLLIVLSLVMAWCGARACRPVVVDEELAQRTKPRT; encoded by the coding sequence ATGACAGAGCAGTCGTCTCAAGACAGCGCCGCGTTGCGCGCCCGACTAGGGGCGGGGGTGACGCTCGGGGCAATAGTCATGCTGGCCCTCAACCTGCGTGCAGGTGTGTCCTCGCTGGCGCCGGTGCTGGGGCAGGTGCGCGCAGCCCTGGGGGTATCCACCTCCACGGCGGGTCTACTCACTGCTTTACCCGGGCTGTGCTTTGCCCTCATGGGCTGGTGCGCGGTGCCGCTGGCGCGCAAATTGGGGCTGACCCCGACGTTGCTGTGCGGCGTCTTGGCCATAGCGGCAGGTTTGGCGCTGCGCCCCTGGTTGGGTAGCTTTGCCCTGTTCTTCCTGTGCACCGTGGTAGTTGTCGCGGGGATTGCCGTGGCCAATGTCTTATTGCCGGCGTGGATCAAAAACACCCGCTCAGCGCTTTCCCCGGTCGTGGCGATGAGTGCCTATACCGCAGTATTGGGCCTGTCCGGGGCGGTGGGGCCGTTGTCTTCGCTGCTACTGCGCGACTGGCAGCTGGTTCTGGTAGTTTGGGCGCTTCCTGCGGTAATCGCTCTTGCGTGGTGGTTGCCGTTGGCCCCGCGGCTGGGGCGCGACGTCCCCCGCGGCACCCAGGTTAGTGGCGGTAAACCCATGCGCACCTCGCCTACAGCGTGGTATTTGCTGGGTTTCTTTGGCCTGCAGTCTGCGGGTGCCTACGTCCAAATGGGGTGGTTGCCGCAGATGCTGGCCGACCGCGGCGTGGGCGCAGACGTGGCTGCCTGGGCGCTCATCCTCATTGGCAGTATGAATATCCTCGGTGGGGTGCTCATGCCGTGGCTGTGCGCGCGGATGCGCAACCTGGTTCCCGTGCCCATTGCGCTGTCACTCATCACCGCAATCGGCTGGTGCGGGGTGCTATGGCAGCCGACAAGTGCACCGCTGCTGTGGGGACTATTGCTGGGTATTGGTGGCATGTGTTTCCCGCTGGCACTCGCCCTGCTAGGCCAGCGCACGCGTTCCCCACTAGTAACCGCCAGGCTGTCCGGCTTTGTCCAACCCGGCGGTTACCTCATGGCTGGAATTCTGCCCTTCCTGGTGGGCGTGATGTCTGTGGCTTGGGGCGGCTGGACGCAGGTGCTGGTACTGCTCATCGTCTTGAGCCTGGTTATGGCCTGGTGCGGGGCACGCGCCTGTCGCCCGGTGGTAGTCGATGAGGAACTAGCGCAGCGCACAAAGCCGCGCACCTAA
- a CDS encoding TatD family hydrolase translates to MSKKKPRPTPVAVPGLSGLSDAHTHLYSHPDEDAALVARAAAAGVERMVTVGDDVAESQAALDAAHAHPGVWAACAVHPVRAHELDAAARESIARMAADPRCVAVGETGLDTYWIEHAPETTAPLEVQLEALDWHARLAKQVGKVLMIHNREADAQLLEALADVDVPVMLHCFSSPLAVAKEAVARGWVLSFAGNVTFKRNEELRQAAALVPVEQLLIETDAPYMTPEPFRGQRNEPALIGHTWQCIADARGVEVSDLAVAVGATFTRVFGLPQA, encoded by the coding sequence ATGTCGAAGAAGAAGCCGCGTCCTACCCCCGTTGCCGTGCCTGGCCTTTCTGGTTTGAGTGATGCCCATACGCACCTGTATTCCCACCCGGATGAGGATGCCGCCTTGGTCGCCCGCGCAGCCGCCGCCGGTGTGGAACGCATGGTTACCGTCGGTGATGATGTAGCTGAGTCCCAAGCGGCGCTGGATGCAGCGCACGCTCACCCTGGGGTGTGGGCGGCCTGTGCGGTGCACCCGGTGCGGGCACACGAGCTTGACGCCGCAGCACGGGAGTCCATCGCGCGCATGGCTGCTGACCCGCGCTGCGTGGCCGTGGGGGAGACCGGCCTGGATACCTATTGGATAGAGCATGCGCCGGAGACAACCGCACCGCTAGAGGTTCAACTGGAGGCCCTGGACTGGCATGCCCGTTTAGCCAAGCAGGTGGGCAAGGTGTTGATGATTCACAACCGTGAGGCGGACGCACAGCTGCTAGAGGCCCTGGCTGATGTGGATGTGCCGGTGATGTTGCACTGTTTTTCTTCCCCACTGGCGGTTGCTAAGGAGGCCGTCGCGCGCGGCTGGGTGCTTTCTTTTGCGGGCAACGTGACCTTCAAGCGCAATGAGGAGTTGCGCCAAGCAGCCGCCCTGGTGCCGGTGGAGCAGCTGCTGATTGAAACCGATGCCCCCTATATGACTCCGGAGCCCTTCCGCGGGCAGCGCAATGAGCCAGCCTTGATTGGGCATACGTGGCAGTGCATTGCCGATGCCCGCGGGGTGGAGGTCAGCGACTTGGCTGTGGCCGTGGGTGCGACTTTTACGCGGGTTTTTGGCCTGCCGCAGGCATAG
- the metG gene encoding methionine--tRNA ligase, producing MTERKEHAHKEHVVVNVAWPYANGPRHIGHVAGFGVPSDVFARYQRMRGADVLMVSGTDEHGTPLLVQADKEGVTVRELADRYNRQIVQDLAGLGLSYDLFTRTTTRNHYAVVQELFKGLYANGYMIKETTQGAISPSTGRTLPDRYIEGTCPLCGAEDARGDQCDNCGNQLDPVDLLNPVSKINGETPQFIETEHFLLDLPAVKDALEEWLKSRQDWRPNVLKFSLNLLEDMRPRTMSRDIDWGIPVPVEGWETNGAKKLYVWFDAVIGYLSASIEWAYRTGSPDAWKEFWQNPDAKHFYFQGKDNITFHSQIWPAELLGYAGKGSKGGAEHRLGELNLPTEIVSSEFLTMSGSKFSSSKGVVIYVKDFLAEFGPDPLRYFIAVAGPENNDTDFTWEEFVRRINNELANGWGNLVNRTVSMAHKNFGEVPVPASLEQADQRILSLAEETFATAGAALEQSKFKQAITAIMHVVGEANAYIAEMEPWKLAKDDSQRERLATVLWTALQVVSDCNVLLTPFLPFTAQKVHETLGRDGVWAAQPRVEEVSDTQPVDLVGVGLPPEGHSYPIITGDYDNQQAVWQRVDVTPGTPLAKPEPLVAKLDPELAQTGPQWAPVQ from the coding sequence ATGACTGAGCGCAAAGAGCATGCACATAAAGAACATGTAGTAGTGAATGTGGCGTGGCCGTACGCCAACGGCCCGCGCCACATTGGCCATGTGGCCGGCTTCGGGGTTCCCTCGGATGTGTTTGCCCGCTACCAGCGAATGCGCGGGGCTGATGTGCTCATGGTCTCCGGCACGGACGAGCACGGCACGCCCTTGTTGGTCCAGGCCGATAAAGAAGGCGTGACGGTGCGTGAACTTGCGGACCGCTACAACCGCCAGATTGTTCAAGACCTTGCCGGACTGGGCCTGTCTTATGATCTCTTTACCCGCACCACCACTCGCAATCATTACGCCGTGGTGCAGGAGTTATTCAAGGGTCTGTATGCAAACGGCTACATGATCAAAGAGACCACCCAGGGGGCAATCTCCCCGTCAACCGGGCGTACCCTCCCGGACCGTTATATTGAGGGCACCTGCCCGCTGTGTGGGGCTGAGGATGCCCGCGGGGACCAGTGCGATAACTGCGGCAACCAGCTGGACCCGGTAGATCTGCTCAACCCGGTATCGAAGATTAACGGGGAGACTCCGCAGTTTATTGAGACCGAGCATTTCTTGCTGGACCTGCCAGCAGTCAAGGACGCGCTGGAGGAGTGGCTGAAGTCCCGCCAGGACTGGCGTCCTAATGTATTGAAGTTCTCCCTGAACCTTCTAGAAGACATGCGCCCGCGCACCATGTCGCGCGATATTGACTGGGGTATTCCCGTCCCGGTGGAAGGCTGGGAGACTAATGGGGCCAAGAAGCTTTATGTGTGGTTTGATGCCGTGATTGGCTACCTCTCTGCCTCCATCGAGTGGGCCTACCGCACCGGAAGTCCGGATGCCTGGAAGGAGTTCTGGCAGAACCCGGATGCTAAGCACTTCTACTTCCAGGGCAAAGACAACATCACTTTCCACTCCCAGATTTGGCCAGCGGAGCTACTGGGCTACGCCGGTAAGGGCTCCAAGGGCGGTGCGGAGCACCGGTTGGGCGAGCTGAACCTGCCCACGGAGATTGTTTCCTCGGAATTCTTGACCATGTCGGGTTCTAAGTTCTCCTCCTCCAAGGGCGTAGTGATCTACGTCAAGGACTTCCTAGCGGAGTTTGGCCCGGATCCGTTGCGCTACTTCATTGCCGTGGCCGGCCCGGAGAATAATGACACGGACTTTACGTGGGAGGAGTTTGTCCGGCGGATCAACAATGAGCTAGCCAACGGCTGGGGCAACCTGGTCAACCGCACGGTATCCATGGCACACAAGAACTTTGGGGAAGTGCCCGTGCCAGCGTCTTTGGAGCAAGCCGATCAGCGCATCCTGTCCCTGGCGGAAGAGACCTTCGCTACCGCAGGCGCCGCGCTGGAGCAGTCCAAGTTCAAGCAGGCCATTACCGCGATTATGCACGTGGTGGGAGAAGCCAACGCCTATATCGCAGAGATGGAGCCGTGGAAGCTGGCTAAAGACGACTCCCAGCGCGAACGCCTAGCCACCGTGTTGTGGACTGCACTGCAGGTGGTCTCAGACTGCAACGTGCTGCTAACTCCCTTCTTACCGTTTACCGCCCAGAAGGTCCATGAGACGCTGGGGCGCGACGGCGTGTGGGCCGCGCAACCGCGGGTAGAAGAAGTCAGCGATACCCAGCCGGTGGACCTGGTGGGCGTAGGCCTGCCGCCGGAGGGTCACAGCTACCCGATTATCACCGGGGATTACGACAACCAGCAGGCAGTATGGCAGCGCGTGGACGTTACCCCGGGCACCCCGCTGGCTAAGCCAGAACCGCTGGTGGCCAAGCTGGATCCGGAGCTGGCGCAAACCGGACCGCAGTGGGCACCCGTGCAATAA